The following proteins are co-located in the Novosphingobium sp. CECT 9465 genome:
- a CDS encoding universal stress protein, whose translation MSAASAFPALAQASPRPQSGIVACIDCSDHDAWIYSHARALATTLDVPITLLQVLDGEGSTRSRPDPIECNLRRREALRALDRCAAATSAPPTKTSIELAEGQTAEEICRFVRECDDGMVVLGRRGRQEAGRPGMGATVHKVLMQTPAPVLLVPVEAPLPAAPYRRVVVPLDGSRWAESVLPLAVRLAKASEAELLLVHVVPTPEMIEARPLEVEDKKLQQALIERNEQAARSYLDRTKSNLSASGLRMRTISIRGEDVREVLCDLIQRERADIAVLSARGHSHRHVSDVPYGTVASYLMTHCNVPMLVTPATIRSGKAQIAVGHNCLRLPLAAQA comes from the coding sequence ATGTCAGCCGCTTCAGCATTTCCAGCTCTGGCGCAGGCGTCCCCCCGACCGCAGTCCGGGATTGTCGCCTGTATCGATTGCTCCGATCATGATGCGTGGATCTACTCACACGCTCGTGCGCTCGCGACAACGCTCGACGTCCCTATTACCCTGCTACAAGTACTTGACGGCGAGGGCTCGACGCGCTCTCGTCCAGACCCGATTGAATGTAACCTCCGGCGGCGCGAAGCCCTGCGCGCCCTCGATCGATGCGCCGCCGCGACCAGCGCACCTCCAACCAAAACCTCCATCGAATTGGCCGAAGGCCAAACCGCGGAGGAAATTTGCCGCTTTGTCCGAGAGTGCGACGACGGCATGGTCGTACTGGGAAGACGAGGCAGGCAAGAGGCCGGTCGCCCGGGCATGGGGGCAACCGTGCACAAGGTGCTCATGCAGACGCCAGCCCCGGTCCTGCTCGTACCGGTAGAGGCCCCGCTTCCGGCAGCGCCCTACAGAAGGGTTGTGGTGCCGCTTGACGGCTCTCGTTGGGCTGAGAGCGTGCTGCCCCTAGCTGTGCGTCTTGCGAAGGCCTCGGAAGCGGAACTCCTGCTCGTCCATGTCGTCCCTACGCCCGAGATGATCGAGGCACGGCCCCTGGAAGTCGAGGACAAGAAGCTTCAACAAGCCCTTATAGAGCGAAATGAGCAAGCAGCACGCAGCTACCTGGATCGAACGAAATCCAACCTCTCGGCGTCCGGTCTACGAATGCGTACGATTTCGATCCGTGGCGAGGATGTACGCGAGGTGCTGTGCGATCTTATTCAGCGCGAGAGGGCCGATATTGCCGTCCTGTCCGCGCGCGGCCACAGCCATCGGCATGTTTCCGACGTACCCTATGGAACGGTCGCCTCCTACCTGATGACGCATTGCAATGTACCAATGCTCGTAACGCCTGCGACAATCCGCTCGGGAAAAGCGCAGATCGCCGTAGGGCATAATTGCCTCCGGCTACCCCTCGCCGCCCAAGCCTGA